The segment tcgtcttggttgtttatatttatatatagttttgttttttctataatttttatatcttttagatttttgttttttagttgtgcatccaaattgtggtgccattttatttttacaacatgataaatttttatttaatactttttccatttttaatttttctttttggttttcacatagttgtatgaaccattgatttaaaaattttattctagatcctaaagtatctaccattccttcattatcccaatcctttattacgtttgtactaaaggttctggtaattttgtataatattattttcttatttcttttgcttcgtctaaattgtatttagctttgtaataatattctttaaatgcgcaagtatattcttctaagtaacacattttacatatagctaattttgtcataagttgtctatttattattttttctctattttgttctcttatatctgtagccatgcctccaaattcatttcttattgctgattcatatttatctagtatatctatatttgttgctgatggggatccatccattttcttattatttctaagtacttctaaactttctggggtagattttctatccataattttgccgttcctacgaatgttctttctatatatcttggtgttttcgttgtttctattttattatctatCAACTGCTTggatatatttcctgtccatagtaatattgctttatttacgTCTGTGACGCAATCTaattctaagaaattatattgttcacttattggtttcggtatccaattcttatttaatctactgttccatattgcattatttctatctgattgttgataactttctgtataataagttggtggtgtccacctaggactacttctagggctatttctgggattattttttggggtttttactcttgactaactaggtctattcatatctcctgtgtttatttctaattttttttgtttgtttatctgttctagaatttctgtatatgtttcacttatatcacttatttctgattgttggtcattttcatttccgtctatttcatttacttcgatatcttcatttagatcttcatttagtttctgttccatttgttttattttatttgttaattctagctctttatctttttgtttttgtttattttcatataataattttaacctagctaattctttttctaattcacttattcttgtattttttatttcttctaaattttgtacttcttgttttgcttgtgtttttattttttcaatttctcttgatttatctatttcttcattttcttttgttattcttaccatagctgttaaactatcttctaattttgccgtttctttttctaacattaagtataaattatttcctatttttttatatcttcttcctggatttgaaaatattatttttattaccattccgtcttgattttcgtatgttttttcgtctactgcaaattcttctttattcattataatctatGCATTATATTATGctgtaactcatattcaagacaatctaattctaattttaacatggatatatcttttctttgtgctagtagtgatttattacatactcctgctaatatgttttcttctaatcttctttttctatgttgtaattcttgttctttttcagccattatttccattatttcttctattaattgttgtttatagatttctctgttcatactgttttttcaaatagcagacatatttatattttatttttgaaattatgtttatcaattgatcttttctatcattatctgttttgactagttgtgatagttcatattctatatataaagatcttaattttttccatatttttcttacctttttatctatcttagttctttttattttagtatttttatttttattcatcataactttttatataatattttaaaaagcttacttaatttatctggatatctaatcttttttaacctgtaattccTACCATATCgtcttagccaatattcagtcatatttaatctgcaatatctaaatcatcatataaatcatacatatcataataaagctcatcttgtatactttgtatggttaactcagtccaaccttgggttgttatttctattatctcatatgttaataatttattttaaatttctctttttatatcagtattcaaattttttagtatatagagtagtaatatcttataatcaacattatcgtctaataggtatgtttccatttttattactttcatttttcactaaaactttattccttccaacctcttaataaattatacttgcttattatgcaaaaataataatttaataatcatctcgtctggtcactactacagctttcttctttgattagttaccctaacagcgcctcaactttgtttactcccctaaacggccttctctgcctaccggtttcaaccttaggatggcatagtctgggcatacttattcgaagaatatttctgtagcaaactttctaaagatggttattataacattattcaaacatgataaacaattataattaacaagagattttcaggaataaattaatttagctactcataaatataaaatgatatacctgtttttgtagatcatctgtcatagttgatttgttttccatgattatttaattatctagctctgataccaatgggGGGTGGAAGCggttttgttattttagagtagagagaagattgttggaagaaggatattttatttatgaaggcaaatgccccttatatagacatacataatgacctttcatccttgTTAAAGGACGTTTGgcctttactatttacacagtaacttgactcttactattcATGGTTACTATTCATGAATAGGATACTgacactatttactttacaacttttttacaaaaaaacaaaatagactttggccaaatggccgacatactttttttcttctttatttaatggCCTTTACTTTTTACATGTGGCCGACAATAATTATGactaatttacatatattttatgtctatcttttccctattttctttttctcagcTTACTCCAGTTGTACTTCTGGAATTATGTCATCACCTTGGTTGCACTTGGAACATATATGGTCTGGGTAATTGTGTCCGACTAGCTTGCAATATCTCGTCATTACTTCTTCGGATATGAATCCTTGCTTTATTGCTCTAGTTGTTGGCGTAGCTTCTGGTTTTAACAAGGTCAAAATCCATTTTTGGACTTCTTCCATATCTGCTTGTCTTATTTCTTTCGAATTGGCATATATCATTAAATGGTCTCTCGAATAGTAGCTCCATATGGCGTTGCCTTGTAGATAGTTATTTGCTAGCTCTTGTATAATAGTTGATAATCCAATTATCCTTTTATTGGCATAGAAACTGGGTATCTCAACTCTTGTTATCTCTGGCTGTTGGCCTCTATCTTCTGGGATTATCATTTCTCGTGTTAGCCCAATTTTGACTATCTGAATCATTGGCTTTATTTCATCATAGAGtatctctgctggtgctgtgtagaatcttatgaaaaataagtttccttttgttatctttttatatattaaaaatgcttTGTGGACCTCTGGGATTCCACTTATCTCTTCACCTGTATATGTATAGACTGTATTTAATAATCCATA is part of the Solanum lycopersicum chromosome 1, SLM_r2.1 genome and harbors:
- the LOC138342246 gene encoding uncharacterized protein, giving the protein MGLRIQKLEEKESTSQQHDYKNAELRRSADEKQPELKEDVGKLLKTHDITDAAGEEISGIPEVHKAFLIYKKITKGNLFFIRFYTAPAEILYDEIKPMIQIVKIGLTREMIIPEDRGQQPEITRVEIPSFYANKRIIGLSTIIQELANNYLQGNAIWSYYSRDHLMIYANSKEIRQADMEEVQKWILTLLKPEATPTTRAIKQGFISEEVMTRYCKLVGHNYPDHICSKCNQGDDIIPEVQLE